The region ctgttcccatgTTGCTGACACTGTGTCCTGGCTGAGAAGAAACAACCAATTTCTGGTGTGTTCTTATGCACCTCGAGGAGTTTTCATCTCTGAACCAGCAAAAAAGCTCAGACCTCTTCCTGTGCAGTCAGATTTCCAGGGATTGTTCCACAGCCATTTGATGCCATAAATCAGAATTGAATTATCATAGTGATTCCTGTGAAGTGtaaatttttgtggttttgctctGCTTCCCCCTGATAGAGAACAAAGCTCCAGGGATTGCTTTTTCTGGTGGTTTAGGCTGGAAAGGGATGATCATTTCCTGTATAATTTCTTAGTCAGACCTTAAATATGTGGGGAAGCTTGTCTGAACTTCTGACTGCTCCGTGGGCTCCAGCCTTACATGTTAACTCTAAAATGGTTGTGCTCCTTAGAGCTCTTGAGAGGCTATTGAGGGGCCTCTTTCTGCCTCTGTACTTCTCTTTTTGCAGGGGCAGGGTCTTGATTTGACTACAAACCGTGCCAGACTTGCCAGATAAACTCTTAGAATTAGAGGGAGTGTGAAATTAGGACACGCCAGACTACGCTGAAGAGCGATCGAGTAGTTTCAAGTTGAATTGAATCTTTTTTGATTTTACTTTCAATGGAAAAAATGTGTGTTTGCTGGGAGAAAAGTGTGTGATTAACTCTGGCTTCTACTTACTGCTACGAATTATGGAGATGGTGTAACAATAATCTGGATCGCACACAATTAAAATATAAAGACAATCTGCATTAGCATTTGGGATGTGTCTGAATTGAGGAAGAAATAATTTCCCTTTGTGTTTGTAGGTAACGTGGAATTATCTTTGAATCCTGATGGGAATGTGGGGGGTCTGTAGTTAATTGATGTTTCTAGGAAACGTGCTGCAAACTTTTCCACATCTCCTAGAGGCTGGGTAGCGAGTCCAGAGCAGCATGGAAGCCTTGCTCTGGCAGATTGAAAAAACAGCATTTAAATATCACAGCTGAGAGAGAAGAAGGGCCCAGATCTGGCTGATAATGGTTCCCAAGCCACGTGGTGGTGGATGCTGGCGGGCTCTGAGCTCGATGGGaggctggagccagcctggcgcGGGCGGCGAGCGGCTCCGTGAGCGGCTCCGTGAGCGGCTCCGTGAGCGGCTCCGTGAGCGGCTCCATCAATGGCTCCGTGAGCGGCTCcgtgagcagctctgtgctttccctgcAGATGGAAGATGGGCACTCCCTGTTCGATTACAGCGTGGGGCTGAACGACATCGTGCAGCTGCTGGTCAGACAAAGCCCGGCCGTGCTGCCTGCGGGCAGCAAGGACAAGGACCCCGAGCTCTCGGACAGCGACTCCGGCTGCGGCTCCGGCCCCAGCGAGTCCGACAAGAGCTCCCACAACGGGGAGGCTGCGCTGGAGCTGGAGGGACAGCCCGGCACGGCCGCCCAGCCCGACTGGACTGACCCCTGCTTCGGCCTCTACAAGGTGGGTGCTCACAcgctgggagccctcagcctgcGCCTGCCCAGGGCCGTTCGTTCCCTGGGCTGGAGAATCGCTGGAAATCTTTCGCACTCCAATTGTGTGGGCAGTGCCTTTCTTCCTCTCAAACACTCCGACAACAAAGGCAGAAATACCAACCAACCCACAAACCAATTCAGTGCAAAATGCTCTAGGTcaaaaaacttaattttttcattttgtcctttgaaataaaactacaatgcattaattaaaaaaaaaaagtattcagagtgtctggtttgatttttttacaaattttcccaatatttttgCTTGGAGTCACTACATTTGTCAAAGCTGAAACTTTCTCGAATGAACAAAGGAAAATCTCGAGCAGCTATTCAGAatcattttatttctctgtttcaATGGGTTTTATTACAGATCTAGTGATGTCTTTGCCAGGTTACGAGCAAGACACTTTGAAACTCTATTTCAGACTAACCAATAATGGTTTGGGCTCGCTAACAAGGCTGGGTTTACACGTGCTGGTGTAGAATGGATTTATAACCTTACAAATTCAACCTAAGCAGGCTGTAGGGTTGCACAACAGgactgggagagcagaggaaatctTAATTTTTAAGGTGGTCAGTTAAATATGTTGATAATGGTGCAGTTCTTGAGATGGTTAAATCTTTAAGTAGATTGGAAATGAATGCCTAATTTTCAAATCTGTTTTGGTGAGCTGTGCTCTTGGCTCTCTATAGATCAATGACTTGGTGGATGCTCGGGACACGGACATGGGAGCGTGGTTTGAAGCCACGGTGGTGAATGTaaccaggaaaaaacccaccagtGGATCAGCTGAGAGCTGCACAGATCCTGACCAGCCCACAGCTGTCCCTGAAGAGGATGTAATTTATCATGTGAAATACGATGagtgagttttgttttgttgctttctTGGCCCAGTAAAGTCATTTGGGTTGTGATGTTGATGGGAAATTCTATTGTAGTTATTGCACAAATTAAAACAGAACTGGGCAGTGACATAGTAATTATGTCATTGTGTCCTGGCAACTGTAAGGTTGTTTTGCAGTTGGAATTCCAGGGGGCTGGAATCACGTTTTTATGGACACCAGCATTTGTAGGAAGTGCTGGTGTCCAAGGGTTGAAGGGAGGCAATAATATCAAAGTCAGCCTGGTTGGTTCtggctgtgtctgtgtgggAGGAGATTTTGTCCTTGATGGTATTCTTGTGTTGCACAGCAAAATCAACCTGTCTGCATAACACCTGTTCCTCCCCAGAGCTGATGTTGAATCTGATTTCTGTTGTGTCCCTCCCTTCAAGTTATCCAGAGAATGGGGTGGTGCAGATGAGCTCGGGCAACGTGCGGGCTCGGGCACGGACCATCCTCAAGTGGCACCAGCTGGAGGTGGGGCAGGTGGTGATGGTCAACTACAACCCTGATGAGCCCAAGGAGAGGGGCTTCTGGTACGATGCTGAGATCCTgcagaaaagggaaacaaaaatgaCCAGGGAGCTCAATGCAAAGATACTACTTGGGTAAGCTGTTCATGTGGAATAAATTGagttttcctgctctgcttcagCTTTCTGAGGTCTGAGTGACTCTGCTGGCATCTGTGAACTCGAGCTGTGGGATACTTCCAAACTCTGATGTTTCCTCAACTTCTTCTAGGGAAGCTGGTGATTCCTTGAATGACTGCACAATTATATTAGTGGATGAAATCTATAAAATTGAAGAGCCAGGCACTGCTTCACCCATCAGTTCTGGAACCCCAAAACGTGAGTCTGATGTGGAGTTCTTGCATGTCTGTCTTACCCTGTGATGTCCTGCCAGTTGTCTCTGTGAGGGTCAAAGGTTTAAAGAGTCCAAGACACATTCACTTGTGCCTCCTTTGACCGTTGCCAGTGGATCTTGGCACTTGCTGAGTGTGGTTTGTGTTTGCCCACAGGACAGAGTGGACCCGTGTGTAAAGCCTGCAAGGACAACCCAAACAAGACCTGCAGGGTCTGTGCTTGTCACATCTGTGGGGGGAAGCAGGATCCAGACAAGCAGCTCATGTGTGATGAGTGTGACATGGCCTTCCACATCTACTGCCTCAACCCTCCCCTCAGCAGAATCCCAGATGATGAGGACTGGTAGGTTCTGAGGAGGTGTGTGGGGTGTCACAGTTACATCTGATTAGCAACAGGGAGGCATGtgggtgtttgggttttttttttttttggtaaaactTCATAATTTTCATGAGCTTAATGAGAGTAGGTTTTAAGCCCATGGCTTGCACACTCCTTTTCCTAGCTCTGGGATCTAGATGCCTTTTTTGTGTACCTGCCTAaggccagggcttggagcaacctgggatagaggagggtgtccctgccatggcagggcttggAATGAGATAAACTTTAGggtccttccagcccaaaccagcctgGGATCCAAAGAGGAACAAATGAGAACTTGATGCTGGGAGGCTTCAACTGTGCAGTGGCTTTTATGGGTCACTGCAGGCAGGCCCCATCATCAGATCAGGCAGGTTTGCATGAGATTTGTACACTGAGAGTAGTGGGTAGTGAAATACACCTTTCAATAGACCCAGAGTCAGTGAAATGCACTGGTTTATCCCCTCAGTGTTTCAATACTGTGTACAATGATTTTATGGCACAGCCATTTCCTGACACATCTGCAGTGGCTGGTGCAAGGACAGGAGCTGTTGTAGGTTAAATTCCAGTATGGAAAGTGTTTCCATGTCCTGTCTAGTTTCACATGGGGAAATTGTAACATAACTCACTGTGTTTGGAGGAAATGCTCCTAATTGAAGGCTTTGCTACTTGTTAATTTTCACTGACTTTAGGTACTGCCCTGAATGTCGAAATGATGCAAGTGAGGTGGTTTTAGCAggagagaaattaaaagaaagtaaaaagaaacaaaagatgGCATCTGCTAATTCCTCCTCCCGGAGAGACTGGGGCAAGGTCAGTCCAAAGCTGTTTTACTTGGAATTGTGTTTGTTCCTTTGGGCTCTTGGCTGATGCTGCTCTCTGCCCAGGGCATGGCGTGTGTGGGGCGCACCAAGGAATGCACCATTGTCCCCTCCAACCACTATGGACCAATCCCTGGCATCCCTGTTGGCACCATGTGGAAATTCAGAGTTCAGGTATGAAGCTGAATCCTGGCCTGACCTActgtggggaaaaatgggagtgATCCAGCTCCTACAAGAAACTGAAACAGTTAATGTGGAAACGTGTGTGTCACTGGATATATGGAAgtgcagaaggaaaagaattCTGGCTTTGTCTGGATCAAGTGTTCCATAACTAATGCTGCATTGTTGGACCGTCAAGGGCTGGTTTATTTTGTTGTAGTGCTCTTTTTGGTaactcaaaaaccccaaagcaagCGGATTTGCTCCCAGTAGTTTGTCCTGGAGGTGTGTGGTGTGCCCTGGCAAGGGTGTCTCAAATATCCACATACATGAAACAGAAGCTTTCCCATCCTGTTAGAAAGCTGGGGCAGAAAAAAGCACTGGCCTGTCCAGATCTTGCTTTCAAGTATTGAGGGAAGGTTGCTATTACAGCTCTTTCCAAACTATACAGATATTTAATATCTGTATTATTCTTAAATACCTGGAGGCTTTTAATAAGCAATTTCAGTAAGAAATATCCAAATTGTTAGATTTGCACACAAACCTTATCCATGTGTTCAATTTACCGATACAGTCAGTGCCTTATTTTTTTAGacgtgtttttattttttgtttcttctgcctGGAGCTTTTTGGAGGATGATGGTGAGAGCAGCTTCCCCCTGTGACACATGGAAAGCAAATGTGAAGTAGCACAGTTGGTTCAGCTCCAAGCCCAGTGCTGTGTGGGGCCTGTTGAGGGCAGGTGCCTCCAAAGCTGCTTTTGTCTCCCAGGTGAGCGAGTCTGGGGTGCACAGGCCCCACGTGGCAGGGATCCACGGCAGGAGCAATGATGGGGCCTACTCCTTGGTGCTGGCAGGAGGATATGAAGATGACATTGTGAGTGGATTCTGATTATTTATGTGCAGAACCAAACAAATTTGGTAAAACTCCACACCAA is a window of Agelaius phoeniceus isolate bAgePho1 chromosome 29, bAgePho1.hap1, whole genome shotgun sequence DNA encoding:
- the UHRF1 gene encoding E3 ubiquitin-protein ligase UHRF1, with the translated sequence MWIQVRTMDGSQTHRVDSLSKLTKVEGLRLRIHEVFGVEPHRQRLFYRGKQMEDGHSLFDYSVGLNDIVQLLVRQSPAVLPAGSKDKDPELSDSDSGCGSGPSESDKSSHNGEAALELEGQPGTAAQPDWTDPCFGLYKINDLVDARDTDMGAWFEATVVNVTRKKPTSGSAESCTDPDQPTAVPEEDVIYHVKYDDYPENGVVQMSSGNVRARARTILKWHQLEVGQVVMVNYNPDEPKERGFWYDAEILQKRETKMTRELNAKILLGEAGDSLNDCTIILVDEIYKIEEPGTASPISSGTPKRQSGPVCKACKDNPNKTCRVCACHICGGKQDPDKQLMCDECDMAFHIYCLNPPLSRIPDDEDWYCPECRNDASEVVLAGEKLKESKKKQKMASANSSSRRDWGKGMACVGRTKECTIVPSNHYGPIPGIPVGTMWKFRVQVSESGVHRPHVAGIHGRSNDGAYSLVLAGGYEDDIDHGNSFTYTGSGGRDLSGNKRTAEQSCDQKLTNMNRALALNCSAPINDKHGAEAKDWRAGKPVRVVRNVKGGKHSKYAPLEGNRYDGIYKVVKYWPETGKSGFLVWRYLLRRDDEEPAPWTKEGKDRMKKLGLTMQYPEGYLEAVANKDKEKENNGEDEFDTPGKGKRKRKSAGGEETPVTSPAGTPKKTKVEPYKLTSQQKSLIKSDEANEKLWNEVLEALKDGPKFLNKVEEAFLCICCQEVVFRPVTTVCQHNVCKDCLDRSFKASVFSCPACRYELGRSYSMEVNEALQSVLAQLFPGYGSGR